One Deltaproteobacteria bacterium genomic region harbors:
- the cobS gene encoding adenosylcobinamide-GDP ribazoletransferase, with product MKGLFLAIQLLTIIPVKFIGKAEPSELGRSTAFFPIVGAIQGLILVISNMLLSKILPHGLADGLLLVVLILTNGGFHLDGFADTIDGIAGGNTKEEKLKIMRDSQIGAIGVAALVLLILIKFIAINNLPVESKNAVLFLLPVFGRWAIVPMAYLSNYAREGEGLGKAFTEHTGKKEVIIAALFTILFSSVLLGKIGLVYIGIVLLFTYLVTLYFKRSIGGVTGDVFGFHSELTEVLFLIMVLSIFAV from the coding sequence ATGAAAGGTCTTTTTCTTGCCATACAACTTTTGACGATAATCCCTGTTAAATTTATCGGGAAGGCAGAACCATCTGAACTGGGTCGTTCTACTGCATTTTTTCCAATCGTTGGCGCTATACAGGGTTTAATCCTTGTAATATCAAATATGCTCCTTTCAAAAATCCTTCCGCATGGTCTTGCTGATGGTCTGCTTCTGGTTGTCCTTATACTTACAAATGGCGGCTTCCATTTAGACGGCTTTGCAGATACTATTGATGGCATTGCAGGGGGAAATACAAAGGAAGAAAAACTTAAAATAATGAGGGACAGCCAGATAGGCGCTATTGGTGTTGCGGCGCTTGTCCTTCTCATCCTTATAAAATTTATTGCAATAAATAATCTGCCTGTGGAGTCAAAGAATGCAGTTCTTTTTTTACTGCCTGTCTTTGGCAGATGGGCAATTGTGCCGATGGCATACCTTTCAAATTATGCAAGGGAAGGGGAGGGGCTTGGAAAGGCATTTACTGAACATACAGGCAAAAAAGAGGTAATCATTGCAGCGCTATTTACCATACTATTTTCATCAGTACTTCTTGGGAAGATAGGTTTGGTTTATATTGGCATTGTCCTTTTATTTACTTATCTGGTTACATTATATTTTAAAAGGAGTATTGGCGGTGTTACCGGAGATGTCTTTGGTTTTCACAGCGAATTAACAGAGGTGTTATTTTTAATTATGGTTTTGTCTATCTTTGCGGTGTAG
- the cobU gene encoding bifunctional adenosylcobinamide kinase/adenosylcobinamide-phosphate guanylyltransferase has translation MIFILGGCRSGKSVFALKLAESMKGKKAYLATGEPLDDEMTERIKRHKKERGRVWTAIEEPVNIIDVIKKNEKYDVILLDCLTLWISNLMHEKTGARGEKHAFHGQGASIEKTIEKFISVCKKTKYNLIIVSNEVGLGIVPDNPLARQFRDMAGYTNQNLAKTADEVYFLVSGIPMRLK, from the coding sequence CTGATTTTCATCCTCGGTGGTTGCAGGAGCGGGAAGAGTGTCTTTGCCCTTAAACTAGCAGAGTCAATGAAAGGCAAAAAGGCATATCTTGCAACAGGAGAGCCTCTTGACGATGAGATGACTGAAAGAATTAAGAGGCATAAAAAAGAAAGAGGCAGAGTTTGGACAGCAATAGAAGAGCCTGTAAATATTATTGATGTAATAAAGAAAAATGAAAAATATGATGTTATTTTACTGGACTGTTTGACGCTGTGGATTTCAAATCTGATGCACGAGAAGACAGGGGCAAGGGGTGAAAAGCATGCTTTTCACGGGCAAGGGGCAAGCATTGAAAAAACTATTGAAAAATTCATTTCTGTCTGTAAAAAAACAAAATACAATTTAATCATTGTTTCCAATGAAGTTGGTCTGGGCATAGTCCCTGATAACCCTCTTGCCAGACAGTTCAGAGACATGGCAGGGTATACAAACCAGAATCTTGCAAAAACAGCAGATGAGGTATATTTTCTGGTCAGTGGGATTCCAATGAGACTAAAATAA
- a CDS encoding ABC transporter permease — protein MFSYKAIYVIIVREFKRFFRQRGRLLVTISRPLLWLFIVGAGFTSMVNIPADLSAVPTGQAGISYKQFILPGIIGLTILFSSIFSTISVVWDREFDFLREMLVAPISRTTIVMGKILSGTALSIFQGVILLFVSPFLSLSISFHQFAAMVLLIALVSLAITAMGLVIASYLTSLEGFNVIMNFIVLPMFFLSGALYPVNTLPPVLQYLTFVNPLSYGIDAFKHVLLGSALPPLGPEFPIILDIGAVIIFSIVMIILASLSFERKG, from the coding sequence TTGTTTTCCTACAAAGCGATATATGTAATCATAGTCAGGGAGTTTAAGCGGTTTTTCAGGCAAAGGGGAAGACTGCTTGTTACTATCTCCCGTCCGCTCTTGTGGCTTTTTATTGTCGGCGCAGGGTTTACCAGCATGGTAAACATACCTGCTGACCTGTCTGCCGTTCCAACGGGACAGGCAGGTATAAGTTACAAACAGTTTATACTTCCCGGCATTATAGGTCTGACTATACTCTTCAGTTCTATATTTTCAACTATATCTGTTGTATGGGACAGGGAGTTCGATTTCTTAAGGGAGATGCTTGTTGCTCCAATATCAAGGACAACAATTGTTATGGGAAAAATCTTGAGCGGTACAGCGCTTTCTATTTTTCAAGGTGTGATTTTGTTATTTGTGTCGCCGTTTCTTAGCTTGAGCATTTCTTTTCATCAGTTTGCAGCAATGGTTTTATTGATAGCCCTGGTGTCCCTTGCAATAACTGCAATGGGGCTTGTTATAGCATCCTATCTTACATCCCTTGAAGGCTTCAATGTCATAATGAACTTCATAGTCCTGCCCATGTTTTTTTTAAGCGGGGCATTATATCCTGTGAATACACTTCCTCCTGTACTGCAATACCTTACATTTGTAAATCCCCTGAGTTACGGTATAGATGCATTCAAGCATGTATTATTGGGTTCTGCCCTTCCGCCGCTTGGACCAGAGTTTCCTATAATCCTTGATATAGGTGCTGTAATAATATTTTCAATTGTTATGATAATCCTTGCAAGCCTTTCATTTGAAAGGAAGGGATAG
- the cobT gene encoding nicotinate-nucleotide--dimethylbenzimidazole phosphoribosyltransferase, with translation MSVFQEIIKGIKPIDESFYDKAQKRLDNLTKPQGSLGRLEEFARRVVAITEDLNPQINKKVIFTFAGDHGVADEGVSAFPKEVTPQMVLNFIRGGAGINVLARHAGCEVAVVDIGVDYNFSNIDGLIHRKVIRGTRNIRKEPAMTMDEAVKCIEVGIELADEYSKKGYHIFGTGDMGIANTTSSSAIISVFSGMPAHEVTGRGTGINDGAFQNKVKVIEDAIRINKPDLKDPVDVLAKVGGAEIAGICGLIIGAAKNRIPVVVDGFISTAGALIAYELEPKVKDYMFAAHNSVERGHKIMLERIGLRPFVDLDLRLGEGTGAALGISLIEAGVKIYREMATFGDAGVSESSKIS, from the coding sequence ATGTCTGTATTTCAGGAAATAATTAAGGGTATTAAGCCAATAGATGAGTCATTTTATGATAAGGCTCAAAAGAGGCTTGATAATCTCACAAAGCCGCAGGGGAGTTTGGGCAGGCTGGAGGAGTTTGCAAGAAGGGTGGTAGCAATTACAGAAGACCTTAACCCTCAAATAAATAAAAAAGTGATTTTTACATTTGCAGGCGACCACGGTGTTGCAGATGAGGGTGTATCTGCATTTCCAAAAGAGGTTACCCCCCAGATGGTCCTTAATTTTATAAGGGGAGGTGCAGGGATAAATGTTCTGGCAAGACATGCAGGCTGTGAGGTTGCAGTCGTTGACATCGGTGTTGATTATAATTTCAGTAATATTGATGGACTCATACACAGAAAGGTTATAAGAGGCACAAGGAATATCCGTAAAGAACCTGCCATGACAATGGATGAGGCTGTAAAGTGCATTGAGGTCGGGATTGAACTGGCAGATGAATATTCAAAAAAGGGGTATCATATATTCGGAACAGGCGATATGGGTATTGCGAATACAACTTCTTCCAGTGCAATAATATCAGTCTTTTCAGGGATGCCTGCTCATGAGGTTACAGGCAGAGGAACAGGAATAAACGATGGCGCATTTCAAAACAAGGTAAAGGTTATTGAGGATGCGATTAGGATAAATAAGCCTGACCTAAAAGACCCTGTTGATGTCTTGGCAAAGGTAGGAGGCGCTGAGATTGCAGGTATCTGCGGACTTATAATTGGTGCTGCAAAAAACAGGATTCCTGTTGTTGTTGACGGGTTTATATCAACAGCAGGCGCACTCATTGCATATGAACTTGAACCAAAGGTTAAGGATTATATGTTTGCTGCCCATAATTCTGTTGAAAGAGGGCATAAGATAATGCTTGAGAGGATTGGGTTAAGACCGTTTGTTGATTTGGACTTACGGCTTGGTGAAGGCACAGGTGCTGCCCTCGGCATATCTCTTATAGAGGCAGGTGTAAAGATTTACAGAGAGATGGCTACATTTGGTGATGCAGGGGTTTCAGAAAGCAGCAAAATATCATGA
- a CDS encoding cob(I)yrinic acid a,c-diamide adenosyltransferase codes for MGSGLIHIYTGEGKGKTTAATGLAVRAAGQGRRVLFVQFFKEDNASSGEKEIIKKHIPLIELIRSNVRHPIFTKQTASDEKIKDSVADTFEKVRKKINDIDLLVLDEINSVLNGGWLELGEFIKFLENKPQGLEIILTGRDAPVELVKMADYVTEMLKIKHPFDDGVKAREGIEY; via the coding sequence ATGGGTAGCGGATTGATACATATATACACAGGCGAAGGCAAGGGCAAGACAACCGCTGCAACAGGGCTTGCTGTAAGGGCGGCAGGGCAGGGGAGGAGGGTTCTCTTTGTACAGTTTTTTAAAGAGGATAATGCGTCATCAGGTGAAAAAGAAATAATAAAAAAACATATCCCCTTGATTGAACTCATCCGTTCAAATGTGCGGCATCCTATTTTTACAAAACAAACAGCATCTGATGAGAAGATTAAGGATTCTGTTGCAGATACCTTTGAAAAGGTTAGAAAGAAAATTAATGATATAGATTTGCTTGTTTTAGATGAGATAAACAGTGTCCTGAACGGCGGGTGGCTAGAGTTAGGTGAGTTTATAAAATTTCTTGAGAATAAACCTCAAGGACTTGAGATTATTCTAACAGGAAGAGATGCGCCGGTTGAACTTGTAAAAATGGCAGACTATGTTACAGAGATGCTAAAAATCAAACATCCTTTTGATGATGGTGTAAAGGCGAGAGAAGGGATTGAATACTAA